The DNA window acccaacacctcatctttcaatcctgctgtccccagtctGGCTCTAGAGACACCATGGGAGACCATGACAAAGGCCTGGCTAAGATCCAGGTACCAAACATCTCCTTCTTGCccctacccagagaggttggatgatctctctcttgtcctgcaAGGGCCTGCAGATGGCTGCAGGAGAGTCTGACCAATCACTTTTGACCCAGCACCATGACTGTGCTGAGGGTGACCAGCCTGCGGTTTGCCCCAGCCTCCTTCTTGGCCTTCCTGAAGATGCCTTTTCCAAGGAGCCAGAACCTCTCTGATGGCTCTGTGCACATTTCAGGGCACAGCCCAGGAAGGGTGATGTGAGCAACATTTGCAATGAGCCTGTGCAGGACACCTGAGAGGAatctccctggggcagggaggtttgTGCTGCAGTCACCCACAGAAATGTCAGAGCTCTGTCAGGTGTCCACACCTGAGCTGGCCTCATGAACTGCTTCTGCACCTCAGGATGTTCAGACAGAGTCTTTCCCCATCCCTcacacaggctctgcactgcagcaggcagtgtgtccctggcctcctgctgcccctgccagaggctgggaggctcctcacacctccagtgccttggcaacccagcagcagctgatggtgtTTGTGCTCACTCAGGTTCCTCTCACCCCACACACCATGGCCATGCTTGCATCTCATCTGTGCAATGCCAGCAGTCACTGCTGACCTCCTGAGCCTGTGACCTGCAACTGGGGGACAAAGAAACTTTGCAAGCTATGGTGAGAGACCAATGGTggaaatggtggtggtgagtgGCTAGAGCAGGATGATTACCCTGGGacagcttccccaggctgtgcagtgaacagagacacagatcagagcctgctctgctgctccttcaggccTCTGGCAGGAGGCCTCTCTGTAtcagcacactgctgtgtgccccagccctgcacactcacACTTGAGCTGTTCCCTGCTGTTTGCATCCCTGGGACACTTTCTTgggcctgctctggagagaaacTTTGGATGAAGCCCTAAGCCTTCAgactctgccctgagcagaccaTCTGTCTTTGTGGAACTGCTCTTGGGGCCAGCTCAGTCAGAGTAGTTCCCatggcctgtccctgcctgtggtcaTAGGACTGCCAAACAGGAGAAACCTGACCAAACAGCCACAGCACTCAGGCCTTgtccaggagaggctggaagtaGAAAGAGAACAGCCCTGGAAATTCAGATGCTGGTGTTCCCTGGCAGTGCTTggactccttcctcctcccaatCTACACAGGACCTGAAGCTCCAGAGAAGTCCTCGGGGAAGGATCCCAGGAAGGAAAAAGTTGATGAAAggttctttaatttttttaatcaaagaacagaggtcctgctgcacaaactcttggtcagcagagcagagaatgtGTTAGAAAAGGGATGACCGTTTGATAAAGagtaaaacaccaccaccacaaagtacagaagccaggctgggcctgcactgagtgacatcagaactgctctgcagaagagtttattgcttctgaaagcatccagggatcagtttgctgagggcagccttcagctcctggttcctcaggctgtaggtgagagggttcactgctggaggcaccactgagtacagaactgacaccaccaggtccagggatggggaggagatggaggagggcttcaggtaggcaaagaaggcagtgctgagaaagagggagaccacagccaggtgagggaggcaggtggcaaaggctttgtggcgtccctgctgagaggggatcctcagcactgccctgaagatctgcacataggacaccacaatgaaCATGAAACAGACAAATGATAAACAGTCACTGGCCaaaagaagccaaagttccctgaggtaggatgtggagcaggagagcttgaggatctgggggatttcacagaagaactgctccacaacattgccctggcagagaggcagggaaaatgtattggctgtgtgtaGCAGAGCATGGAGAAAGCCACAggcccagacagctgctgccaggtggagacaaactctgctgcccaggagggtctcatagtgcaggggtctgcagatggcaacatagcgatcgtaggacatgatggtgaggagaaaatattcTGCTGACATTAGGAATATGAAAAAGAACAG is part of the Dryobates pubescens isolate bDryPub1 unplaced genomic scaffold, bDryPub1.pri scaffold_56_arrow_ctg1, whole genome shotgun sequence genome and encodes:
- the LOC128899761 gene encoding olfactory receptor 14A16-like yields the protein MSNSSSITHFLLLPLPGTRLLQLLHFWLFLAIYLAALLGNGLIISTIAWDHHLHTPMYFFLLNLALLDLGAISTTVPKSMANSLWDTRDISYAGCVLQLFFFIFLMSAEYFLLTIMSYDRYVAICRPLHYETLLGSRVCLHLAAAVWACGFLHALLHTANTFSLPLCQGNVVEQFFCEIPQILKLSCSTSYLRELWLLLASDCLSFVCFMFIVVSYVQIFRAVLRIPSQQGRHKAFATCLPHLAVVSLFLSTAFFAYLKPSSISSPSLDLVVSVLYSVVPPAVNPLTYSLRNQELKAALSKLIPGCFQKQ